The Pochonia chlamydosporia 170 chromosome 1, whole genome shotgun sequence genome window below encodes:
- a CDS encoding PITH domain-containing protein, producing MSHCHDGHDGHDHHHDHEHDHSDDITPALQSSLYQQINFDEITTLNESIRDAGKAVVKKTWAERLSPEPELESDADEQLLMTVPFSAQVKLHSILIRTSPALSAPKTLHLYINHDNLDFSTAEDMDPVQKIELSQTSDVQEIPVKRALFGKVQRLVLFFVDNFGDGDEDVSRISYIGFKGEWTKLGKAPTNILYEAAPQPGDHKVKGTSVNEMGSGIGGRGPGQ from the exons ATGTCTCACTGCCACGACGGGCACGATGGAcacgaccaccaccatgaccatgaACACGATCACTCAGACGACATCACACCGGCTTTACAATCATCACTATATCAGCAAATCAACTTTGACGAAATCACCACACTAAATGAATCGATACGAGACGCCGGGAAGGCCGTCGTCAAGAAGACGTGGGCGGAAAGACTAAGCCCCGAGCCTGAATTGGAGAGCGACGCTGATGAGCAGCTGCTCATGACTGTGCC TTTCTCAGCCCAAGTCAAGCTACACtccatcctcatccgcaCATCTCCCGCCCTCTCTGCTCCCAAAACACTCCACCTCTACATCAACCACGACAACCTGGACTTCTCTACAGCCGAAGACATGGATCCCGTGCAAAAGATTGAGCTCTCGCAGACGTCTGACGTGCAGGAGATCCCCGTGAAGAGAGCGCTGTTCGGCAAAGTCCAGCGTTTGGTGCTCTTCTTTGTGGATAATTTCGGAGATGGGGATGAGGACGTCTCCCGGATTAGTTACATTGGGTTCAAGGGCGAGTGGACGAAGCTGGGGAAGGCCCCGACGAATATCTTGTATGAGGCGGCGCCGCAGCCGGGGGATCATAAGGTCAAGGGGACGAGTGTGAATGAGATGGGGAGTGGGATTGGCGGGAGGGGGCCGGGGCAGTAG
- a CDS encoding ankyrin repeat-containing protein (similar to Colletotrichum gloeosporioides Nara gc5 XP_007279168.1): protein MARAEEHLNSLPPIDVAYDPSILTEDTDEDSWTPLQLASRRGDIQTVKDILTTNASAVNDPAHGYYGQTALQTACIHGHEEIAQLLVDAGADIHFSGGNNMQRNALQFACGQGNLTIAKMLLAHGAEVNTRGPGSSTTVTRYNGRTALQAASERGHTHIVLHLLALGAEVNAPPSPNAGLTALQGASANGFTDIVHTLLEHGADVNATAARHKGKTALQAACLRGHLGIVDVLLGAGADVHALGGKSGDATALHAAAEGGHVDVVRRLVSVGADVNDGGGRGQSPIQSAARGGHEDVVRVLRELGGVGRMGGGRELFS, encoded by the coding sequence ATGGCGCGCGCAGAAGAACACCTGAATTCGCTACCCCCCATAGACGTAGCCTACGATCCCAGCATTCTCACGGAAGACACAGATGAAGACTCCTGGACTCCCCTCCAACTTGCCTCTCGACGAGGCGACATCCAAACAGTCAAGGacattctcaccaccaatGCCTCGGCCGTCAATGATCCCGCCCATGGATACTACGGGCAAACTGCCCTTCAAACAGCCTGTATACACGGCCACGAAGAAATAGCCCAGCTCCTGGTAGACGCCGGCGCGGACATACACTTCAGCGGCGGCAACAACATGCAACGCAACGCCCTCCAATTCGCATGCGGCCAGGGAAACCTaaccattgccaagatgctgctcGCCCACGGCGCAGAAGTGAACACCAGAGGACCCGGCTCGTCAACCACAGTAACCAGATATAACGGGCGGACAGCCCTGCAAGCAGCGTCAGAACGAGGCCACACACACATCGTCCTGCACCTCCTTGCCCTCGGCGCAGAAGTAAACGCCCCGCCGTCTCCAAACGCCGGCCTCACAGCACTGCAGGGCGCCTCTGCGAACGGGTTCACGGACATTGTGCACACGTTGCTCGAGCACGGGGCGGATGTGAATGCCACGGCGGCGAGGCACAAGGGCAAGACGGCGCTGCAGGCGGCCTGTCTACGGGGCCACTTGGGGATAGTTGATGTGCTGCTGGGGGCGGGGGCGGACGTACATGCTTTGGGGGGCAAGAGCGGTGATGCTACGGCTTTGCATGCCGCGGCGGAGGGCGggcatgttgatgtggtgaggAGGTTGGTGAGCGTAGGGGCGGATGTGAATGATGGGGGAGGGAGGGGACAGTCGCCTATTCAGAGTGCGGCGAGGGGGGGGCatgaggatgtggtgagggTTTTGAGGGAGTTGGGTGGTGTTGGGAGGATGgggggagggagagagtTGTTTTCgtga
- a CDS encoding cytochrome oxidase complex assembly protein (similar to Metarhizium acridum CQMa 102 XP_007815770.1) — translation MLSRLIQRRLTASLRNCKTTSPRSSPNTLPIQRRWITPAPKPGDGPLMSRRADRELPEISQVRFRWGRTLPIFLAIVTVCSISIFNYQKTSSPIVSSTLYALRTNARARAILGDDIYFKHQIPWIRGQMNQMQGKINIYFTVKGTNGWATMRFTSHRPSSRSLFETTEWSLTTADGEWVDLLDGGDPFKGLLGDDAFGVPAEEDVHATRGFRQQGALNK, via the exons ATGCTGTCGCGCCTCATCCAGCGCAGGCTAACCGCCTCCCTACGAAACTGCAAAACCACATCCCCCCGTTCATCCCCCAACACCCTCCCCATCCAACGACGATGGATAACTCCCGCCCCCAAACCCGGTGACGGACCACTCATGTCCCGACGAGCAGACCGCGAACTCCCAG AGATCAGCCAGGTCCGTTTCCGCTGGGGCCGCACCCTCcccatcttcctcgccatcgTAACCGtctgctccatctccatcttcaactaCCAAAAGACGTCCTCGCCCATCGTGTCGTCCACGCTGTACGCACTGCGGACGAATGCCCGCGCCCGCGCTATCCTCGGCGACGACATCTACTTCAAGCACCAGATCCCCTGGATACGCGGCCAGATGAACCAGATGCAGGGCAAGATCAACATCTACTTTACGGTCAAGGGGACCAACGGGTGGGCGACGATGCGGTTCACCAGCCATAGGCCTTCGTCGAGGTCGCTGTTTGAGACGACGGAATGGAGTTTGACGACGGCGGATGGGGAGTGGGTGGACTTGTTGGATGGAGGGGATCCCTTCAAAGGGTTGTTGGGGGATGATGCGTTTGGCGTGCcggctgaggaggatgtgCATGCTACGAGGGGCTTTAGACAACAGGGCGCGTTGAATAAGTGA
- a CDS encoding mitochondrial 54S ribosomal protein YmL9 (similar to Nectria haematococca mpVI 77-13-4 XP_003049847.1), whose translation MPPRLSLRVAFPRPSAIIASQAPRRLLLPLTAQRGIQYGWSTAPARSKHKRFNQPNAGLPALTTGPAAALKRRENTTPLRTGVLATKKGMTSMFVGKMRVPCTVLQLDQVQVVANKTREKHGYWAVQIGAGSRQPRNVTSPMLGYYEAKGMAPKSELAEFMVRDKEGLLPVGSQLLPDWFQIGQNVDVRAKSRGMGFAGGMKRHGFAGQEASHGNSKNHRTIGTTGPSQGSGSRVMPGKKMPGRMGNEWVTVQNLKVMKVDNELGIVLVSGPVPGPKGRTVKLQDSKKRKAPALPYREKALKQLEERHADGEAKLEAARQRHLEMKEQRQSKTAEL comes from the coding sequence ATGCCACCCCGTCTCTCATTACGGGTGGCCTTCCCCCGGCCGTCGGCTATCATAGCCAGCCAGGCACCACGCCGCCTTCTCCTCCCTCTAACCGCCCAGCGCGGCATCCAATACGGCTGgtcaacagcaccagcacgtTCGAAACACAAGCGATTCAACCAGCCCAATGCCGGCCTGCCCGCTCTCACGACCGGCCCCGCGGCTGCCCTGAAGCGCCGGGAGAACACGACCCCCCTCCGAACAGGCGTCCTCGCCACCAAGAAGGGTATGACGAGCATGTTCGTCGGCAAGATGCGTGTGCCCTGCACTGTCCTCCAACTCGACCAGGTTCAGGTCGTGGCGAACAAGACGAGAGAAAAGCACGGCTACTGGGCTGTTCAGATTGGCGCCGGCTCACGACAACCACGAAACGTGACGAGCCCTATGCTGGGGTACTACGAGGCAAAGGGGATGGCACCCAAGAGCGAACTGGCCGAGTTTATGGTCCGCGACAAAGAGGGTCTGTTGCCCGTCGGCTCCCAACTGCTGCCGGACTGGTTCCAGATTGGGCAAAATGTCGATGTGCGCGCCAAGTCTCGCGGCATGGGCTTCGCAGGTGGTATGAAGCGCCACGGATTCGCGGGTCAGGAGGCATCCCACGGTAACTCCAAAAATCACAGAACAATAGGTACTACTGGTCCCTCTCAGGGAAGTGGTAGTCGTGTGATGCCGGGGAAGAAGATGCCCGGGCGGATGGGGAATGAGTGGGTGACGGTGCAGAATTTGAAGGTCATGAAGGTCGACAACGAGCTGGGGATTGTTCTCGTCAGTGGTCCGGTCCCTGGGCCAAAGGGCCGCACGGTCAAGTTGCAGGACTcgaagaagcgcaaggctcCTGCTCTGCCGTACCGCGAGAAGGCTCTGAAGCAGCTGGAGGAGAGACATGCTGATGGGGAGGCAAAGTTGGAGGCTGCGAGACAAAGAcatttggagatgaaggagcaGCGACAGTCAAAGACGGCTGAATTGTAA
- a CDS encoding kinetochore protein spc25 (similar to Metarhizium robertsii ARSEF 23 XP_007818030.1), with product MATAFEPSFSASGNRQTMAPVGPSVADTLPSINFGFDDLRDRMAKFTAKFDAFIEQGRKRVLEERNQFRMNVAELHEDQRMKKKDIEIVQVKTTTYQQTLEKEDAETREMEAAISSLSAQRDGHLATREGLKQQIAQTQVEIEARLAAQRAHTAQQEAQQRFNVPELDFWITNLCLRIEGAGQDDRLKFVYTHVDEKNWEREAWFELSTRSRDYDVKHCRPKLEREGVERVLERVNESRELVVLLKGMRELFVEAMKS from the exons atggccacCGCATTCGAACCATCATTCTCCGCCAGCGGTAACCGGCAAACCATGGCACCAGTCGGGCCATCCGTCGCGGACACCCTACCCAGCATCAACTTTGGCTTCGACGACTTACGCGACCGCATGGCCAAATTCACCGCTAAATTCGACGCCTTCATCgagcaaggaagaaagcgCGTACTAGAAGAGCGGAACCAATTTCGCATGAATGTCGCAGAACTCCACG AGGACCAGCGCATGAAGAAAAAAGACATTGAAATAGTCCAAGTCAAAACAACAACCTACCAGCAGACCCTCGAAAAAGAGGACGCCGAAACGCGCGAAATGGAAGCCGCCATATCATCGCTCTCAGCACAACGCGACGGCCACCTCGCCACGCGAGAGGGCCTCAAGCAGCAAATCGCCCAGACGCAAGTCGAGATAGAAGCCCGACTTGCGGCACAGCGCGCGCACACGGCGCAACAAGAAGCGCAGCAGAGGTTCAACGTGCCGGAGCTGGACTTTTGGATCACGAATCTGTGCTTGAGGATTGAGGGGGCGGGGCAGGACGACCGGCTGAAGTTTGTGTATACGCATGTTGACGAGAAGAATTGGGAGAGGGAGGCTTGGTTTGAGTTGTCGACGAGATCGAGGGATTATGATGTGAAGCACTGTCGGCCGAagctggagagggagggcGTGGAGAGGGTGTTGGAGCGGGTGAATGAGAGTAGGGAGCTGGTGGTTTTGTTGAAGGGGATGAGGGAGTTGTTTGTGGAGGCTATGAAGTCGTAG
- a CDS encoding RNA polymerase I-specific transcription initiation factor RRN6-like protein (similar to Cordyceps militaris CM01 XP_006674098.1), whose product MAEHRRLADLTYGHPGLLTYVPREDPENGPGILHTSRVVCDTPNFEIVGSSAELYPPSKRSAPEYSTALWQERQVQQRWLSNSHPEMFLGGATASADFLKEDMNRFEKSEESNSSGALLAVGEMTDMRDATTHVGMPLLVVATGSSGQQLRLARMEETGWQWDDHKDATLNLSTIDAIHREEEAIWQGDGLPITKIKFATAYWPYGSLRWLLVQSQTSVTILHPEYHRIPMPGRVDSNTSPQMPSYITPNPLITLHHRQTGGNALSDVCFNPPSAGSPPQISVIDECGYWSIWSLLGTWQVAKNTLRLSLHMCGHVSDGILDTIPRVSSYPAQRHGMLQIGRTDREPRVPSATTKRDEDIKWSFGPSQHILVWSSEHMSLIDLKAESVLPDVAILSQSRTKPDWILDIQSSPVNENHVFVLTARQLIWLDLLPSGVEPGKSRQPQIILTCSHVGFGNEDSKMSVCQVSDDESDGSMVFVHLPSLNQLTVYWFTYASDAKLPQWHRYITAVLGESKKDSQRIPKFIRVQPAKLTISTDGDEVGPGTEYARAGIRFYQVTILDEDLGVRYCICTTSTDPSLEVGLPTSRIGWSKSQDRRRWKQRRKHFLRHMGNTFVLPDGMTDDHLDSLLKKQESKPNDNDTSDEDEVNVPRPVYLNFGRLAQTISSDLQAGISEAEYGLPRELVVSVQRAIERGLHEGFLPLTSWMEILSTLEQPLTFEGHGERLESETESLLDTTDENVVVMQLRRKGPSELPNSPLGYSFLEERFSQLWLGPTAGSLPEEMQHIRRGWVVEIARDMFLSSYGVMVQNVALFGPSISHPAEESQMDVATPRSSQPPYSSQVIASSSQAGPGSTSEAPDAVFQRLQLLAPTIKQGALGSLKQSKILSYWPTERGVDPEEYVSTVAVATEEKFSYAKRRLQRIEAKRRAQSEKYKRPAFMRQGFPASDGLGDDTSTMEMRPPPVQAMSSQQRVPDSSQSVGFPGPSVTMSQPVSGVFGDRKKVKKGKRKSGFR is encoded by the exons ATGGCTGAGCACCGGCGGCTAGCGGACCTCACTTATGGTCATCCTGGGCTTCTGACTTATGTTCCTCGCGAGGATCCCGAAAATGGTCCCGGGATTTTACACACCAGCAGAGTCGTTTGCGATA CACCAAACTTCGAGATTGTTGGCTCATCAGCAGAACTGTATCCACCATCGAAGCGCTCTGCCCCAGAGTATTCAACAGCTCTGTGGCAGGAGCGCCAAGTGCAGCAGAGATGGTTATCGAATTCTCACCCCGAGATGTTCCTAGGTGGCGCTACGGCCTCTGCTGACTTTCTCAAAGAGGATATGAACCGCTTTGAGAAATCAGAAGAGAGTAATAGCAGCGGtgctcttcttgctgtcGGCGAGATGACTGACATGAGGGACGCCACTACCCACGTAGGGATGCCGCTGCTTGTAGTGGCTACAGGCAGCTCCGGTCAGCAACTACGGCTAGCCAGAATGGAGGAGACAGGGTGGCAGTGGGATGATCACAAAGATGCTACTCTCAATCTGTCCACAATTGACGCGATCCATCGGGAGGAAGAGGCGATCTGGCAAGGTGACGGCTTACCCATAACGAAGATCAAGTTCGCCACTGCCTATTGGCCATATGGCTCTCTACGTTGGCTTCTGGTTCAAAGCCAAACCTCGGTAACCATCTTACACCCTGAGTACCATCGAATTCCAATGCCAGGCCGTGTGGATTCGAATACGTCTCCGCAGATGCCGTCTTATATTACACCTAACCCTTTGATCACGTTGCATCACCGACAAACTGGGGGAAATGCGTTGTCTGACGTGTGCTTCAACCCACCATCCGCTGGATCTCCGCCGCAGATATCTGTAATTGATGAATGCGGGTATTGGAGTATTTGGAGTTTGCTGGGCACCTGGCAAGTAGCCAAGAACACCCTACGGCTGTCCTTGCACATGTGCGGACATGTATCTGACGGCATTCTTGACACGATACCCCGAGTTTCCAGCTACCCGGCTCAAAGGCATGGCATGTTGCAAATCGGACGGACTGATCGTGAACCACGAGTGCCAagtgccaccaccaagcgcGACGAGGATATTAAATGGTCCTTTGGTCCGTCCCAGCATATCTTGGTGTGGAGCTCAGAACATATGTCACTCATAGACTTGAAAGCCGAATCGGTGCTGCCAGATGTAGCCATTCTTTCGCAGTCAAGGActaagcccgactggattCTCGACATTCAAAGCAGCCCTGTTAATGAGAACCATGTATTCGTCTTGACGGCTCGCCAGCTGATTTGGTTGGACTTACTGCCCTCTGGTGTTGAGCCCGGGAAAAGCAGGCAGCCGCAAATCATACTTACTTGCTCCCATGTTGGCTTTGGGAATGAGGATTCCAAGATGTCCGTCTGCCAGGTGTCAGACGACGAGTCTGATGGCAGCATGGTTTTCGTTCATTTGCCGTCTCTAAATCAGCTCACAGTATACTGGTTCACTTATGCCTCAGATGCAAAGCTTCCACAGTGGCACCGCTACATCACAGCCGTTTTGGGAGAAAGCAAAAAGGACTCACAGCGCATACCAAAGTTTATCAGGGTGCAGCCTGCAAAACTCACAATATCTACTGACGGAGACGAAGTCGGTCCCGGCACGGAATACGCGCGCGCAGGCATCAGGTTTTACCAGGTGACTATTCTGGACGAAGATTTAGGTGTGCGTTACTGCATTTGCACCACGTCCACTGATCCATCTCTCGAAGTCGGTCTACCTACGTCTCGCATTGGCTGGTCTAAATCTCAAGACCGGAGACGTTGgaagcagagaaggaagCATTTCTTGCGCCACATGGGAAATACATTTGTGCTACCAGACGGCATGACGGATGACCACCTGGATTCCTTGCTTAAGAAGCAAGAATCCAAGCCGAATGATAACGACACAtctgatgaagatgaagtaAATGTGCCCCGGCCAGTGTATTTGAATTTCGGGCGGCTCGCGCAGACCATCTCGTCTGATCTACAGGCTGGGATTTCAGAAGCCGAATATGGTTTGCCAAGAGAGCTAGTTGTTTCTGTTCAGCGTGCGATTGAGCGTGGCCTGCATGAAGGCTTTTTACCTCTTACATCATG GATGGAGATTTTGTCAACGCTGGAGCAACCGCTTACATTTGAAGGTCACGGCGAAAGATTGGAAAGCGAGACTGAAAGCCTACTTGACACCACAGATGAAAATGTCGTCGTTATGCAACTGAGGAGGAAGGGACCGAGCGAACTGCCCAACTCTCCCCTTGGCTATTCCTTTTTGGAGGAACGGTTTTCACAGCTGTGGCTTGGCCCGACGGCAGGCTCCTTACCAGAGGAGATGCAACATATTCGGAGGGGCTGGGTAGTCGAGATCGCTAGAGACATGTTCTTGTCCAGCTACGGCGTCATGGTGCAGAATGTCGCTCTCTTTGGCCCGAGCATTTCTCACCCTGCTGAGGAGAGCCAGATGGACGTGGCCACGCCGCGGTCCAGTCAGCCACCTTATTCGAGCCAAGTAAttgcttcatcgtcacaggCAGGACCAGGTTCAACATCAGAGGCCCCGGACGCCGTCTTCCAGCgcctccagcttcttgcgCCAACTATTAAGCAAGGTGCTCTAGGTTCGCTTAAACAATCAAAGATTCTTTCTTATTGGCCCACAGAGCGCGGCGTCGATCCAGAGGAGTACGTTTCAACCGTTGCTGTTGCAACTGAGGAAAAGTTCTCCTATGCGAAACGACGATTGCAGAGGATCGAAGCGAAGAGGAGAGCACAGTCGGAGAAATATAAGCGTCCTGCATTTATGCGGCAAGGATTTCCAGCCAGTGATGGTCTGGGTGACGATACGTCGACTATGGAGATGCGGCCGCCTCCGGTTCAGGCAATGTCCAGTCAGCAGCGGGTGCCAGATTCATCCCAGAGTGTTGGTTTCCCGGGGCCTTCGGTGACGATGAGTCAGCCTGTTTCCGGTGTTTTTGGAGATAGAAAGAAGGTTaagaaggggaagaggaagagtGGTTTTAGATAG
- a CDS encoding C6 zinc finger domain-containing protein (similar to Verticillium alfalfae VaMs.102 XP_003007372.1), producing MTGRSERSESPESDTASRSHGDGDQPPARKRQRVRLSCLECRRRKLSCDRGFPCERCIKSGTPDRCSYESRNGEVVNASSGIPPPFAQLDSRRFGIGGGDGPSGFSSREDHERIRRLELEIAQLKNQLTRPGGSGSFDGSTVAATDSPATRKDENLAENDGAPRPEVQECIDAGNMSGEKGELRFFRGKGFRTRYFGPHNASMAFVELTGLCPFMRETADEWLRPVILHDRKDRKRRLEDREALFEKQDPELEALLPTKEETDALVSVYLDQFEQIHRIVHIPTFRKEYAEFWKPDGKQRYAAFTALILAMMAVTSCVHTHDSLKFIGMMSNARHWAEKWIWACDAWLSRQSQKHRKLIHFQIACLLYLGKRVNTIKKKRFWTSSGALIQDGISVGLHREPSHMGGKITVYNQEMRRRIWTTVQEFDMQASFDHGLPTLLSQLHYDTNPPRNLDDEDFDEETTTLPASKPAREYTFSSFQNLARQSLPLRLELSRLLTGPLSDIDYDQVIRYTNDLTQEIDALPSWDMNMDGSKEKKNPLIAYTLLHVQLRQYIIPLHQPYLKLRKQNSKYQYSEIIYYNAARDIVLLHDKLYEQGIRSLNFLREDALTTAINLCSVTMLQPRGSTNMIMINSHHTLKLIEKCIAMKEDRLLRCGNNEPWGYSIMCAALGLLEAHLGTKTTEVAKSTSAERFVNLHYRLLANQEPPVASDNIPGTPISGATTLSAPGLGPSPGLDVPDRPKSVTPFIFPPSIPTVPVDPTTAPATAWMIGVGDQAQPFNMDPSLELLGLNLNELWGESWELG from the exons ATGACTGGGAGAAGTGAGAGAAGTGAGAGCCCGGAATCCGACACAGCGTCGCGCAGCCACGGCGATGGGGACCAACCACCAGCCCGCAAGCGACAGCGCGTGCGCCTGAGCTGTCTTGAGTGTCGGCGCCGGAAGCTCTCATGCGACAGAGGCTTCCCCTGCGAGCGCTGCATCAAGAGCGGCACCCCGGACCGGTGCAGCTACGAATCTCGGAACGGAGAGGTCGTGAATGCCTCCTCCGGCATTCCGCCGCCCTTTGCGCAGCTGGATTCGCGCCGCTTTGGAAtcggcggtggtgatgggcCGTCTGGCTTCTCATCCCGGGAGGACCATGAGAGGATTCGCAGACTGGAGCTTGAAATCGCACAGCTCAAAAATCAACTCACCAGACCGGGGGGAAGCGGCTCATTTGACGGCAGCACAGTCGCTGCGACGGACTCACCTGCGACCAGAAAGGATGAGAACCTCGCTGAGAATGACGGCGCACCTCGACCAGAGGTGCAGGAATGCATCGACGCCGGCAACATGAGCGGCGAAAAGGGCGAACTTCGATTCTTCCGTGGAAAGGGCTTCAGAACTCGCTATTTCGGACCTCACAATGCAAGTATGGCTTTTGTGGAATTGACGGGACTGTGTCCGTTTATGAGAGAGACGGCGGATGAGTGGCTCAGACCTGTCATCCTGCATGATCGTAAAGATCGCAAGCGCCGCCTGGAGGATCGCGAGGCTTTGTTCGAGAAGCAGGATCCTGAGCTGGAGGCTTTACTTCCCACCAAGGAAGAGACGGATGCCCTCGTCTCGGTGTATCTTGATCAGTTTGAGCAGATTCACCGCATCGTCCATATTCCCACCTTCCGCAAGGAGTACGCCGAGTTTTGGAAGCCAGATGGCAAGCAGCGCTATGCGGCTTTCACAGCTTTGAtcctggccatgatggccgtGACCAGCTGCGTCCACACTCACGACAGCCTCAAGTTCATCGGCATGATGTCCAATGCCCGACACTGGGCCGAGAAATGGATCTGGGCCTGCGACGCCTGGCTGTCACGGCAGAGCCAGAAGCACCGCAAGCTCATCCACTTCCAGATTGCCTGCCTTTTGTACCTGGGCAAGCGAGTCAACACaatcaagaagaagcgatTCTGGACCAGCTCCGGCGCTCTTATCCAGGACGGTATCTCCGTCGGCCTTCATCGCGAGCCCAGCCACATGGGCGGCAAGATTACAGTGTACAACCAGGAAATGCGCCGGCGAATCTGGACCACCGTCCAGGAATTCGACATGCAGGCGTCCTTTGACCATGGACTGCCTACGCTGCTCAGCCAGCTGCACTACGACACCAATCCTCCCCGGAAtctggatgatgaggactttGACGAGGAGACGACCACTCTGCCGGCCTCCAAACCGGCAAGGGAGTACACCTTCAGCTCCTTCCAGAATCTGGCACGACAGAGTCTCCCACTGCGACTTGAGCTGAGTCGTCTGCTCACTGGCCCTCTGTCCGACATCGACTACGACCAAGTCATTCGATACACCAATGACTTGACGCAGGAGATTGACGCGCTGCCCTCGTGGGACATGAACATGGACGGCtcaaaggagaagaagaaccCTCTCATTGCCTACACGCTGCTTCACGTCCAACTGCGTCAGTACATCATCCCCCTCCACCAGCCGTATCTGAAGCTGCGCAAGCAAAACTCCAAGTACCAATACTCCGAAATCATCTACTACAACGCCGCGCGTGACATTGTCCTGCTCCACGACAAGCTCTACGAGCAAGGCATCCGCTCGCTCAACTTTCTGCGAGAAGACGCCCTCACAACAGCCATCAACCTCTGCAGCGTGACGATGCTGCAGCCACGGGGCTCCACAAACATGATCATGATCAACTCCCACCACACGCTCAAACTCATCGAGAAGTGCATCGCCATGAAGGAAGACCGTCTCCTGCGGTGCGGCAACAACGAACCATGGGGCTACTCAATCATGTGTGCGGCCCTGGGACTCCTCGAAGCACACCTcggcaccaagaccaccGAAGTAGCCAAGTCGACTTCGGCGGAACGATTCGTCAACCTCCACTACAGGCTGCTTGCGAACCAAGAGCCGCCCGTTGCGTCTGACAATATCCCCGGGACGCCCATCAGCGGTGCGACAACGTTGTCTGCTCCTGGTCTTGGGCCCAGTCCCGGATTAGACGTGCCTGATCGGCCAAAG TCTGTCACACCATTCATATTCCCGCCTTCCATCCCAACTGTGCCCGTCGATCCAACTACCGCTCCCGCAACAGCGTGGATGATTGGCGTTGGTGACCAAGCGCAGCCGTTCAATATGGATCCGAGCCTGGAACTCCTGGGCTTGAATCTGAATGAACTCTGGGGCGAGTCGTGGGAGCTCGGTTAA